In Oreochromis aureus strain Israel breed Guangdong linkage group 20, ZZ_aureus, whole genome shotgun sequence, the following are encoded in one genomic region:
- the LOC116331263 gene encoding rhodopsin produces MNGTEGPFFYVPMVNTTGIVRSPYEYPQHYLVSPAAYAALGAYMFFLILAGFPINFLTLYVTIEHKKLRTPLNYILLNLAVADLFMVFGGFTTTMYTSMHGYFVLGRLGCNLEGFFATLGGEIGLWSLVVLAVERWLVVCKPISNFRFGENHAIMGLAFTWLAALSCAGPPLVGWSRYIPEGMQCSCGVDYYTRAEGFNNESFVIYMFICHFLIPLTVVFFCYGRLLCAVKEAAAAQQESETTQRAEREVTRMVVIMVISFLICWLPYAGVAWYIFTHQGSEFGPVFMTLPAFFAKSSSIYNPLIYICMNKQFRHCMITTLCCGKNPFEEEEGASTTASKTEASSVSSSSVSPA; encoded by the coding sequence ATGAATGGCACAGAGGGACCCTTTTTCTATGTCCCTATGGTAAACACCACCGGTATTGTCCGGAGTCCTTATGAATACCCTCAGCACTACCTTGTCAGCCCAGCAGCTTATGCTGCTCTGGGTGCCTACATGTTCTTTCTCATCCTTGCTGGATTCCCCATCAACTTCCTTACTCTCTATGTCACCATTGAACACAAGAAGCTGCGAACCCCACTAAACTACATCCTTCTGAACCTTGCGGTGGCTGACCTCTTCATGGTATTTGGAGGATTCACCACAACGATGTACACCTCTATGCATGGCTACTTCGTCCTAGGACGCCTTGGCTGCAATCTGGAAGGATTCTTTGCTACCCTCGGTGGTGAGATTGGTCTCTGGTCACTGGTTGTCCTTGCTGTTGAAAGGTGGTTAGTCGTCTGCAAGCCCATTAGCAACTTCCGCTTTGGGGAGAACCACGCTATTATGGGCTTGGCCTTCACCTGGCTAGCGGCCCTTTCTTGCGCTGGACCCCCTCTTGTCGGCTGGTCTCGTTACATCCCTGAGGGCATGCAGTGCTCATGTGGAGTCGACTACTACACACGTGCAGAAGGCTTCAACAACGAGTCGTTTGTTATCTACATGTTCATCTGCCACTTCCTGATTCCACTgactgttgtgtttttctgctaCGGCCGCCTGCTCTGTGCTGTCAAGGAGGCTGCTGCTGCCCAGCAGGAGTCTGAGACCACCCAGAGGGCTGAGAGGGAAGTCACCCGCATGGTTGTTATCATGGTTATTTCCTTCCTGATATGTTGGCTGCCCTATGCCGGAGTGGCCTGGTATATCTTCACGCATCAGGGATCTGAATTTGGACCAGTCTTCATGACCCTCCCAGCCTTCTTTGCCAAGAGCTCTTCCATCTACAACCCTTTGATTTACATCTGCATGAACAAGCAGTTCCGCCACTGCATGATCACCACCTTGTGCTGCGGGAAAAATCCCTTTGAAGAAGAGGAGGGAGCATCTACTACTGCCTCCAAGACCGAGGCTTCCTCTGTGTCCTCCAGCTCTGTGTCTCCTGCATAA